From the genome of Vitis riparia cultivar Riparia Gloire de Montpellier isolate 1030 chromosome 2, EGFV_Vit.rip_1.0, whole genome shotgun sequence, one region includes:
- the LOC117907104 gene encoding uncharacterized protein LOC117907104, with amino-acid sequence MEQKECQKPFRMELKAMCFYAFLVLFVGVIVGLCLCGFSGALEGEMRDTFIQLHGNMARNIRNGFITFTTKSLHFLISKFLQFRFSAPLHSAPCTTSRLLFWVGFTRSIGSMDSPIS; translated from the exons atGGAACAAAAAGAGTGCCAGAAGCCATTCAGGATGGAGCTCAAGGCAATGTGCTTCTATGCTTTTCTAGTGCTGTTTGTGGGTGTGATTGTAGGCTTATGCTTGTGTGGGTTTTCAGGAGCTTTGGAGGGAGAAATGAGAGACACATTCA TACAACTACATGGGAACATGGCAAGAAACATCCGCAATGGCTTCATCACCTTCACGACTAAATCTCTCCATTTCTTAATTTCCAAGTTTCTGCAGTTCAGATTCTCGGCGCCACTGCATTCTGCGCCATGTACCACCTCTAGGCTGCTATTTTGGGTGGGATTTACTCGATCAATCGGTTCTATGGACTCCCCAATTTCCTAG
- the LOC117907074 gene encoding uncharacterized protein LOC117907074, whose product MEQKECQKPLRMELKAMCFYAFLVLFVGVIVGLCLCGFSGALEGEMRDTFIQLHGNMARNIRNGFITFTIKSLHFFISKFLQFRFSPLHSAPCTTSRLLFWVGFTRSIGSTDSPIS is encoded by the exons ATGGAACAAAAAGAGTGCCAGAAGCCATTGAGGATGGAGCTCAAGGCTATGTGCTTCTATGCTTTTCTAGTGCTGTTTGTGGGTGTGATTGTAGGCTTATGCTTGTGTGGGTTTTCAGGAGCTTTGGAGGGAGAAATGAGAGACACATTCA TACAACTACATGGGAACATGGCAAGAAACATCCGCAATGGCTTCATCACCTTCACGATCAAATCTCTCCATTTCTTCATTTCCAAGTTTCTGCAGTTCAGATTCTCGCCACTGCATTCTGCGCCATGTACCACCTCTAGGCTGCTATTTTGGGTGGGATTTACTCGATCAATCGGTTCTACGGACTCCCCAATTTCCTAG